Within the Magnetospirillum sp. genome, the region CCCCATCGTCGTGCGCTGGTATGCGCTGGCCTACGTGGCCGGCATCCTCGGCGGCTGGCGCTATGCTGCGTCGCTGAATGCGGGACGCTTGCGCACGATGACAGCCGAACAGCTCGACGATTTTGTCGTCTGGGTCACACTCGGCATCATCTTGGGCGGGCGCTTGGGCTATGTGCTGTTCTACAAGCCCGGCTACTATCTGGGCGAACCGCTCGAAGCCTTGATGCTGTGGCGCGGCGGCATGAGTTTCCATGGCGGGCTGCTCGGCGTCATCGCGGCGATCGTGCTGTTCGCGCGCCGCAACAAGCTCGATCTCTTCCGCGTGGGCGATCTCGTCACGGCTGTCGTTCCGATCGGCCTGTTTTTCGGCCGCATCGCCAATTTCATCAATGGCGAGCTCTATGGGCGTGCGGCACCGGACATACCATGGGCGATGGTGTTTCCGCATGGCGGGCCTGAGCCGCGCCATCCGAGCCAGCTCTACCAGGCCGGGCTCGAAGGGCTGTGCCTGCTGCTGCTGCTCTACGCGCTCACGCACAGTTCGAAGTGGCGCAACCGCCCCGGTGCGATCGCGGGCGCTTTTCTCGCGGGCTATGGTGTGGCGCGTTGCATCGGCGAATTGTTCCGCGAGCCCGATGCGCATCTGGGCTTCCTGTGGGGGCCGCTGACGATGGGCATGCTGCTGTCGCTGCCGATGATGGCGGCCGGTGCGTGGCTGATCGCGAC harbors:
- the lgt gene encoding prolipoprotein diacylglyceryl transferase, with amino-acid sequence MAIAFPAIDPIALELGPIVVRWYALAYVAGILGGWRYAASLNAGRLRTMTAEQLDDFVVWVTLGIILGGRLGYVLFYKPGYYLGEPLEALMLWRGGMSFHGGLLGVIAAIVLFARRNKLDLFRVGDLVTAVVPIGLFFGRIANFINGELYGRAAPDIPWAMVFPHGGPEPRHPSQLYQAGLEGLCLLLLLYALTHSSKWRNRPGAIAGAFLAGYGVARCIGELFREPDAHLGFLWGPLTMGMLLSLPMMAAGAWLIATASSRA